A genomic window from Paenibacillus sp. FSL K6-0276 includes:
- the pnuC gene encoding nicotinamide riboside transporter PnuC, with product MDKTWGGWNLFEIVWLVLFTSIAVAFTAISKDSLFGFTVFITGVLCVVLAAKGNLMSYVFGMYNTVGYAYLAYINGLFGEVMLNLLFFVPMNVVGFYMWKNNRQDGKLSMRQMDLKWLFLVGVVCVIGCLLLGIGLSFIPGQNSPYIDAITTVLSIVATFLMVRRFKEQWLVYIVLNMFTVLLWVIRMLEGSGEGLLMIVMWSAYLVNAAYGYYNWNKGAKEVSA from the coding sequence GTGGATAAAACATGGGGTGGCTGGAATCTGTTTGAAATCGTCTGGCTAGTTTTGTTTACCTCTATTGCTGTTGCGTTTACGGCTATTTCTAAAGATTCCTTATTCGGTTTTACGGTCTTTATCACCGGGGTGCTGTGTGTGGTGCTCGCGGCGAAAGGAAACCTGATGAGTTATGTTTTCGGAATGTACAATACCGTCGGTTACGCGTACTTGGCTTACATAAACGGTTTGTTTGGAGAGGTCATGCTGAATTTGTTATTCTTTGTTCCTATGAATGTCGTTGGCTTCTATATGTGGAAAAACAACCGCCAAGACGGCAAACTATCCATGCGACAGATGGATCTTAAGTGGCTGTTCCTTGTCGGAGTGGTCTGCGTAATAGGCTGCCTGCTACTGGGAATCGGGCTATCGTTCATCCCAGGACAGAACTCGCCTTATATCGATGCTATTACGACGGTATTATCCATCGTGGCTACCTTTTTAATGGTCAGAAGATTCAAGGAACAATGGCTGGTCTATATTGTTTTGAATATGTTTACGGTGCTGTTGTGGGTGATTCGGATGCTGGAAGGCAGTGGCGAGGGGTTGCTGATGATCGTCATGTGGAGTGCGTATCTGGTTAACGCGGCATACGGCTATTACAATTGGAATAAAGGAGCTAAGGAGGTGTCGGCATGA
- a CDS encoding response regulator translates to MYHILVVDDQQAEIDAIEWLIHKHALPFSVAQANDGEVALEYIRGHQVDLLFTDIRMPFMDGLELIKQAKLVIPDLKVLIYSAYGEFEYAQKAIQLGTVSYMLKPLDVKEFLKTFQSIIGILEDERLQKEKDELLIKGFHKGVAYEKEKLLFDLLQGRESDADYEERAAFAGLNDLANKRLYMIMMGLQNHFFDQHHTEATEFLQTTCKHEMLLLNMNEYQSVMLVVIDPASKNNDNQYELMSYGEKVKEWLETRFDRRSFIIVGSPVDKLEGLHDEFTQMEELMNFRFFMDRSVVCSKDDESIHDHIDVESLDLMLKEIYTTITRKEYHTLEYQIEFLIGSMRNSKRFSSMYAKLLFTEIFKKIVEPQGKKNSSLLKDGLERIALCNSIAELRQVILSVFQEYLLRIETAPDDQSRKVIEDVQTIIQMEYGSDIGVDYLANRVFLSPSYLSFLFKKSTGQSLIKYITAVRMERAKELLRESTIKVVDIASTVGFANTSYFNLMFKQHNGLTPIQYREGGGRR, encoded by the coding sequence ATGTATCATATTCTAGTAGTCGATGATCAACAAGCCGAAATCGATGCTATTGAATGGCTTATTCATAAGCATGCGCTACCCTTTTCTGTTGCTCAGGCCAACGATGGGGAAGTAGCGCTGGAATATATAAGGGGCCATCAAGTAGATCTGTTATTCACGGATATTCGCATGCCATTCATGGACGGTCTAGAGTTAATCAAGCAGGCAAAGCTAGTCATTCCGGACCTTAAGGTGCTTATTTACAGTGCTTATGGGGAATTTGAATATGCACAAAAAGCGATTCAACTTGGTACCGTTAGTTATATGTTGAAGCCGCTCGATGTGAAGGAATTCCTCAAAACCTTCCAATCTATCATCGGTATACTAGAGGACGAACGACTTCAGAAAGAGAAAGACGAGCTACTGATCAAAGGCTTTCATAAAGGAGTGGCGTATGAGAAAGAGAAGCTCCTGTTTGATCTCCTTCAAGGTCGTGAAAGTGATGCCGATTATGAGGAAAGGGCAGCTTTTGCGGGCCTAAATGATCTGGCAAATAAGCGGTTGTATATGATTATGATGGGATTGCAAAATCACTTTTTCGATCAACATCATACAGAAGCGACTGAATTCCTTCAAACCACTTGTAAACATGAGATGCTTCTACTAAATATGAATGAGTACCAAAGCGTCATGCTCGTCGTTATTGATCCCGCTTCAAAGAACAACGATAACCAGTATGAGCTTATGAGTTATGGGGAAAAGGTTAAAGAATGGCTGGAGACCCGCTTCGACCGGCGAAGCTTCATTATTGTGGGTAGTCCAGTAGATAAGCTAGAGGGGCTTCATGACGAGTTCACCCAAATGGAAGAGTTAATGAATTTTCGATTTTTTATGGATAGAAGTGTCGTTTGTTCCAAAGATGACGAAAGCATTCATGACCATATAGATGTCGAATCATTAGATCTTATGCTTAAGGAAATTTATACTACTATAACACGAAAAGAATATCATACACTCGAGTATCAAATAGAGTTTCTCATTGGGAGTATGCGCAATAGTAAGCGTTTTAGTTCTATGTATGCCAAACTATTATTTACAGAAATATTTAAAAAAATAGTAGAGCCTCAAGGCAAAAAAAACAGCAGTTTACTAAAGGACGGTTTGGAGCGAATCGCACTTTGCAATTCAATTGCTGAGCTCAGGCAAGTCATTTTATCCGTTTTTCAGGAGTATTTGCTGCGAATTGAAACTGCGCCAGATGATCAAAGCCGCAAAGTGATTGAAGATGTACAGACTATCATCCAGATGGAGTACGGAAGTGATATTGGAGTTGACTATTTAGCGAATCGCGTCTTTTTATCGCCAAGTTACTTAAGTTTTCTGTTTAAAAAAAGTACAGGCCAAAGCCTAATCAAATATATTACCGCTGTACGTATGGAGCGAGCGAAGGAGCTGCTGCGAGAGTCAACGATTAAAGTTGTTGATATTGCTAGTACAGTTGGATTTGCGAATACTTCCTATTTTAATTTAATGTTTAAGCAACATAACGGCCTGACTCCTATTCAATATCGGGAGGGTGGCGGCAGGAGATGA
- a CDS encoding glycoside hydrolase domain-containing protein — translation MFKRAMYTSICFMILVSTFFQGNAPSVHADSNNLDVWVENALKAVYRTSTIPANAGTSIDLVSAKNEYESEQIAVRGASDFEITGIEFSDLESPGNTISNSNLSYHFEEYVLEDTVQPNQYRPDLVGTEIYPLSEIPDPLSNDTSINVAANSTQPILITNYVPDDAVPGLYSGMVTVKSTLGDYQVPINVEVANAEIPQTSEANFVNYQWSMTNGFMIGGNPPENVDDPLTQSSYDVGENYYGVETYSDEWFELMDNFAKTMTDYRQNMIWIRTDLLLNEKGTKMVFFKDGIPENIDWSLFDRYVQTFMDRGITHFANIHLIHALEQMPQSERPNNNNPQDPWKTTVPEFDTLPVTDAYLTNYLTALHDHLEEKGWLNGFTWYQHTKDEPNGSSITNYMTYIARKIKEVVPDFKTLDADAAGTLMNDTIKPYVDVWVPLTPVFQDKKNLYKAEQAAGKDLWVYTCDANPAPWLNRFWTQPILTGRLLFWNLSQEGVQGHLHWGWNVWYVPHYGDSTIVYPDKEHMTVKSSLRYEAQRDGLEEYELMHQLKQTNPGLAKRIADSAVNPSDPRKYTLDPEYISKLHNYLVKAAAGETVGEIPVPNSPYDGQDVPMTYMTDNATGEIIFDGEWFAKSRKYAYMGGVQGTLKADDELTYTFTGSGIDLIAEKNEGSGKIAVSIDDSAPVIIDLYEKVQLDSISVYSNHNLSAGKHTIKVVNLENKNLYVDGFRVSMYEGQKIYDGSLQSLELTNVPSVVFNKNNINYQAIIPSDVDVITITPTLADANGTLDINGQRYGSGERLTFNIPTGKSKILIRSTASDGETTRLYTLNFLKGNVNQPTTNIARSYSAITATAAREDSTGYGVSNMVDGSYGSMFASISGYTSTVPFPHEINLTWNQQMTFNTIVMATPSGLLQGITDIDVEATSDGTNWTTIAKRVPIQWFSSTDDNKMEYTYANIPTVNDALKLRIRVNDANNTYWGIYALYELELYNLPDNGEIKPTADGTLSNLTIPNVPSFTFDNSTTTYPVMIPNDVNTITITPTLSDEAGTLQINGKTVANNTAQTFDIPVGKSVVHIRSTASDGTTTKLYTLNFLKGNENELGTNIARSYSDITATAEREGEDYSAKKMVDGIIYTMFASSRGYNTEHPFPHEINLTWDQKQTFNTIVMATTSGLIQGISNIDVQASTDGINFETIAQGVPIQWKSSKDDGVMEHTFANIPEVRDALKLRIQINDANYTTWGMYAMYELELYNLAENGEIGENSNTITASAGENGTISPNGAVIVNEGDDQTFTFNPNNGYEVDEVLLDGTAVSVTGSVYTVANITADHTINVTFKQKVTGGENSNTITASAGENGTISPNGAVVVNEGDDQTFTFNPNNGYEIDKVLLDGTAVSVTGNVYTVANITADHMINVTFKQKVTGGENSNTITASAGENGTISPNGAVVVNEGDDQTFTFYPNNGYEIDKVLLDGTAVSVTGNVYTVANITADHTINVTFKRKDTGGGNSNPPTSGGNSSIPSTGGTVNGNTDAHILVVKTEDLTSPASNGVVTIAAKDKEKIVLPANAAELLGHHQLVIQTGPFTLEVPAELLKQLTDKLSAEDKRNSTIELIMTLLSESDANNLLAIRQSSAHAKIKISGNVINFSLSIVGKDGKVTSLNSFDKPMTIRFKADPSLNPKLTGIYYLADNGTLEYVRGTFINGEWVADIHHFSKYAVLEFKKLFTDVKSTHWAADAIEQLAAKQFIEGTSAAMFEPERSITRAEFTAMLVKVLNLTSVGESKFTDVSKGAWYEGAVSMAVKAGIIKGISTTSFNPDARIKREEMVTMMMRAYVILKDVKLNGKTASSFTDESAVAAWALESVRAAAALHLINGREANKFVPSGITSRAEAAALLNRVIQ, via the coding sequence ATGTTCAAACGAGCAATGTATACAAGTATCTGTTTCATGATTCTAGTAAGTACATTTTTCCAAGGTAATGCGCCTAGTGTCCATGCTGACAGTAACAACCTGGACGTGTGGGTGGAAAATGCATTAAAAGCCGTATATAGGACCAGCACGATTCCAGCAAATGCTGGAACCAGCATTGATCTTGTTTCAGCCAAAAACGAATACGAAAGTGAGCAAATTGCTGTAAGAGGAGCAAGTGATTTTGAGATTACGGGAATTGAATTTTCCGATCTAGAATCACCTGGAAATACGATCTCAAACAGTAACTTAAGCTATCATTTTGAAGAATACGTGCTTGAGGATACCGTGCAGCCCAATCAATACCGACCGGATTTGGTAGGCACGGAAATCTACCCCTTATCCGAAATTCCCGACCCGCTTTCGAACGATACCTCTATAAATGTCGCGGCAAATTCAACTCAGCCCATCTTAATAACGAATTATGTCCCTGACGATGCTGTACCTGGTCTCTATTCCGGTATGGTTACGGTGAAATCGACTTTGGGAGATTATCAAGTACCTATTAACGTTGAAGTAGCTAACGCTGAAATCCCTCAAACCTCTGAGGCTAATTTCGTTAATTATCAATGGTCGATGACAAATGGTTTTATGATTGGAGGAAATCCACCTGAGAATGTTGATGATCCTTTAACTCAGTCGAGTTATGATGTTGGCGAGAACTATTATGGAGTGGAGACGTATAGCGATGAGTGGTTTGAGCTTATGGATAATTTCGCCAAGACCATGACCGACTATCGCCAGAACATGATTTGGATTCGTACAGACTTATTATTAAACGAAAAGGGTACCAAAATGGTGTTTTTTAAAGACGGGATACCGGAGAATATCGACTGGTCTTTGTTCGATCGATATGTTCAAACCTTTATGGATAGAGGAATTACTCATTTTGCGAACATTCACCTAATCCATGCCTTAGAACAAATGCCACAAAGTGAGAGACCAAACAATAATAATCCACAAGATCCGTGGAAAACGACCGTACCTGAATTCGATACACTACCTGTTACAGACGCTTATCTTACGAACTACTTGACGGCATTGCACGATCATTTAGAGGAAAAAGGTTGGCTAAATGGTTTCACTTGGTATCAACATACTAAGGACGAACCTAACGGTTCGAGCATTACAAACTATATGACCTATATCGCTAGAAAAATCAAAGAGGTCGTTCCAGATTTCAAAACTTTGGACGCTGATGCGGCAGGAACGCTAATGAACGATACTATCAAACCTTATGTGGATGTGTGGGTCCCGTTAACACCGGTTTTCCAGGACAAGAAAAATCTTTATAAAGCAGAGCAGGCCGCAGGCAAAGATTTGTGGGTGTATACTTGCGATGCGAATCCGGCTCCGTGGTTGAACAGATTCTGGACGCAGCCCATATTGACTGGCAGACTGTTATTCTGGAATCTTAGTCAAGAAGGTGTACAAGGACACTTACATTGGGGATGGAACGTATGGTACGTCCCACATTATGGCGATTCCACGATCGTATATCCGGATAAGGAACATATGACAGTTAAGAGCTCACTTCGTTACGAGGCCCAAAGAGACGGACTTGAGGAATACGAATTGATGCACCAGCTCAAGCAAACCAATCCCGGACTTGCTAAACGTATAGCCGACAGCGCGGTTAACCCGTCAGATCCGAGAAAATATACCCTTGATCCTGAATATATCAGCAAGCTTCATAATTATCTGGTTAAAGCAGCAGCTGGAGAAACTGTGGGCGAAATTCCTGTGCCAAATAGTCCCTACGATGGGCAGGATGTACCGATGACTTACATGACTGATAATGCAACCGGCGAGATTATCTTTGACGGTGAATGGTTTGCAAAAAGCCGGAAGTATGCTTATATGGGCGGTGTTCAAGGCACGTTAAAAGCAGATGATGAATTGACCTATACCTTTACAGGATCCGGTATCGATCTTATTGCGGAGAAAAATGAAGGCTCCGGTAAAATCGCTGTATCCATCGACGATTCTGCTCCGGTGATTATAGACCTATATGAGAAAGTTCAACTCGATTCGATATCGGTATACAGCAATCATAATCTGTCAGCAGGCAAGCACACGATCAAGGTAGTGAACCTGGAGAACAAAAACCTATACGTTGATGGCTTTCGAGTAAGCATGTATGAAGGACAAAAGATCTATGACGGATCGCTACAAAGTTTGGAACTGACTAACGTGCCTTCGGTTGTTTTTAATAAAAACAATATCAATTACCAGGCCATTATTCCGAGCGATGTAGATGTGATCACGATTACGCCAACGCTTGCGGATGCAAATGGCACCCTAGATATCAACGGGCAACGTTACGGCAGCGGTGAGAGGCTTACATTCAACATCCCTACAGGCAAAAGTAAGATCCTTATTCGCTCTACCGCAAGTGATGGAGAAACCACGAGACTCTATACTTTGAACTTTCTCAAAGGCAATGTAAATCAACCGACCACCAATATTGCGAGAAGCTATTCAGCTATTACAGCAACAGCTGCCAGGGAAGACAGTACCGGCTATGGTGTTTCAAATATGGTTGACGGCAGTTACGGTTCCATGTTTGCTAGTATTAGCGGGTATACGAGCACGGTGCCGTTCCCACATGAGATCAATCTTACTTGGAATCAACAGATGACCTTTAATACGATTGTCATGGCCACGCCATCAGGGTTATTACAGGGAATAACGGATATTGATGTTGAGGCTACTTCAGATGGAACGAATTGGACCACAATTGCAAAGAGGGTACCGATTCAATGGTTTAGCAGCACAGACGACAACAAGATGGAATACACGTATGCTAATATCCCTACAGTTAATGACGCGCTGAAGCTGAGGATACGGGTCAATGACGCTAACAATACGTATTGGGGCATATACGCTTTATATGAACTTGAGCTTTATAACCTTCCAGACAACGGAGAGATTAAACCTACAGCAGACGGAACGCTGAGTAATTTAACAATCCCTAATGTTCCTTCTTTTACGTTCGACAATAGCACGACGACCTACCCAGTAATGATTCCTAATGATGTAAACACCATCACGATTACGCCAACGCTTTCGGACGAAGCGGGTACCTTGCAGATCAACGGAAAGACTGTCGCCAATAACACAGCGCAGACTTTTGACATTCCAGTTGGGAAAAGTGTGGTTCATATCAGGTCCACCGCAAGCGACGGGACGACTACAAAGCTCTACACGTTGAACTTTCTCAAAGGAAATGAGAATGAGCTAGGCACCAATATTGCCAGAAGCTATTCTGATATTACAGCAACGGCAGAACGCGAAGGCGAAGACTATAGTGCCAAGAAAATGGTTGACGGTATTATTTATACCATGTTCGCGAGTTCGCGAGGCTACAATACCGAACATCCGTTTCCGCATGAAATTAATCTTACTTGGGACCAAAAGCAAACCTTTAACACCATCGTCATGGCTACGACATCTGGATTAATCCAGGGTATTTCCAATATCGATGTTCAGGCTTCTACAGACGGAATAAACTTTGAAACCATAGCGCAGGGGGTACCGATCCAATGGAAAAGCAGCAAAGATGACGGCGTTATGGAGCACACCTTTGCTAATATTCCTGAAGTACGAGATGCACTAAAGCTGAGAATACAGATCAATGATGCGAACTATACGACATGGGGCATGTACGCTATGTATGAGCTTGAGCTCTATAATCTCGCGGAGAACGGAGAAATTGGCGAGAACAGTAATACGATCACGGCGAGCGCGGGGGAAAACGGAACGATCAGTCCGAACGGCGCCGTTATAGTCAATGAGGGTGATGATCAAACCTTTACATTCAATCCGAACAATGGATACGAAGTCGACGAGGTGTTGTTAGACGGTACCGCCGTGTCGGTGACCGGAAGCGTGTATACGGTTGCTAACATAACCGCCGACCATACGATCAATGTTACGTTTAAGCAAAAGGTGACAGGTGGCGAGAACAGTAATACGATCACGGCGAGCGCGGGGGAAAACGGAACGATCAGTCCGAACGGCGCCGTTGTAGTCAATGAAGGTGATGATCAAACCTTTACATTCAATCCGAACAATGGATACGAAATCGACAAGGTGTTGTTAGACGGTACCGCCGTGTCGGTGACCGGAAACGTGTATACGGTTGCTAACATAACTGCCGATCATATGATCAATGTTACGTTTAAGCAAAAGGTGACAGGTGGCGAGAACAGTAACACGATCACGGCGAGCGCGGGGGAAAACGGAACGATCAGTCCGAACGGCGCCGTTGTAGTCAATGAAGGTGATGATCAAACCTTTACATTTTATCCGAACAATGGATACGAAATCGACAAGGTGTTGTTAGACGGTACCGCTGTGTCGGTGACCGGAAACGTGTATACGGTTGCTAACATAACTGCCGACCATACGATCAATGTTACGTTTAAGCGAAAAGACACGGGTGGCGGGAACAGTAACCCTCCGACGAGTGGTGGGAACAGTAGTATCCCATCTACTGGTGGTACAGTCAATGGAAATACCGATGCTCATATACTTGTAGTGAAAACGGAAGATCTTACTTCTCCAGCCTCCAACGGAGTCGTGACGATCGCAGCCAAGGATAAAGAGAAAATTGTACTTCCTGCCAATGCAGCCGAACTGCTCGGACATCATCAATTAGTCATTCAAACGGGTCCATTCACGTTGGAAGTACCCGCTGAATTACTTAAACAGTTGACGGATAAATTGTCCGCAGAAGATAAACGAAACAGTACGATAGAGTTAATCATGACTCTCTTATCCGAATCCGATGCTAACAACCTTCTAGCGATAAGGCAGTCTTCCGCGCATGCAAAAATTAAAATTTCCGGCAATGTGATCAATTTTAGCTTATCGATTGTCGGAAAAGATGGTAAAGTGACAAGCTTGAACAGCTTCGATAAACCGATGACGATTCGATTCAAAGCGGATCCTTCCTTAAATCCGAAACTGACTGGCATTTACTATTTGGCAGACAACGGTACGCTGGAATATGTGCGAGGCACGTTTATTAACGGAGAATGGGTGGCCGATATTCACCATTTCAGTAAATATGCGGTGCTCGAATTCAAGAAATTATTTACCGATGTTAAGTCCACTCACTGGGCGGCCGATGCGATCGAACAGCTAGCGGCGAAGCAATTTATTGAAGGCACTAGTGCGGCAATGTTCGAGCCAGAGCGTTCTATAACACGGGCCGAATTTACGGCGATGCTTGTCAAAGTGTTGAACCTGACATCAGTGGGCGAATCGAAATTTACGGATGTATCGAAGGGTGCCTGGTACGAGGGAGCTGTTTCCATGGCGGTCAAAGCAGGCATTATTAAAGGAATTAGCACAACATCTTTCAATCCCGATGCTAGAATCAAACGCGAAGAAATGGTCACTATGATGATGCGGGCGTATGTTATCTTGAAAGACGTCAAGTTGAACGGAAAAACGGCTTCTTCCTTTACCGACGAATCCGCTGTGGCAGCCTGGGCGCTTGAGTCAGTAAGAGCGGCGGCGGCACTTCATTTAATTAACGGTCGAGAAGCAAACAAATTCGTTCCGAGCGGGATTACTTCCCGTGCAGAAGCAGCAGCTTTGCTCAATAGAGTTATACAGTAG
- a CDS encoding histidine kinase — protein MSLLKFIRNIRLRQKLLLSYVIVIFLPTIVLGLYAYQSSKTSLKNQVQQSADNEARRLALEISYRLQRQDVSMKSIVFHPALLDLMSNPDQDLYAQFKTLNDKIEPIFFNLMYMVGDMTEIMLYSENRQSELGNFITPSSAVKDKDWYVATKGSETTKWWFEDGELFATRVIRNIDLQIVSAELYVRFDYNKIFGDFIGKMNEGKGIIITDQKNQPVLTEHVEQMNDVQLQSLSRSGTSKASLGGESYLVINKDIPQTDWVLHYLVSDDQYNTGIRNILSATGIIVLICMVFLSIIIFLFSETLLRGIEKLNTKMKMVENGDLTVVVSTNSKDEIGQLTDRFGSMLKQINQLISEVYQTKVTQKSAELKALQAQINPHFLYNSLSLINSKALRIDAQEISDLVNNLSSYYRTTLNKGKQIIAIQDEWTNVQAYIHIQLAMHNSRFDVEFDADDKVFQFEMIHLILQPIVENAIMHGIDLKREGRGKLILRASLDGEDIVFVVEDNGVGMEPYMIARILEHESSGYGIKNVQERLQLLFGSQYGINIHSQPGIGTSVIVRIPQYRHIREEDS, from the coding sequence ATGAGTCTGCTCAAATTTATTCGTAATATCCGCCTGCGTCAGAAATTATTGCTTTCTTATGTGATTGTCATCTTCTTGCCAACGATTGTACTGGGTTTGTATGCCTACCAAAGTTCCAAAACTTCATTGAAAAACCAGGTTCAACAAAGTGCGGATAACGAGGCGAGGAGGCTTGCACTAGAGATCAGTTACCGTCTTCAGAGACAGGATGTATCTATGAAATCAATTGTATTCCATCCTGCGCTTCTTGATTTAATGAGTAATCCAGATCAGGATTTGTATGCTCAATTTAAGACGTTGAATGATAAGATTGAACCTATTTTTTTTAACTTGATGTATATGGTTGGGGATATGACTGAGATTATGTTGTACTCCGAGAATCGGCAATCTGAATTAGGAAACTTCATTACGCCTTCTTCAGCAGTTAAGGATAAGGATTGGTATGTAGCGACAAAGGGTAGCGAGACAACCAAATGGTGGTTCGAAGATGGAGAATTGTTTGCCACACGAGTTATTCGCAATATCGATCTACAAATCGTGAGCGCTGAACTTTATGTCCGGTTTGATTACAATAAAATCTTCGGTGATTTCATTGGCAAGATGAATGAAGGGAAGGGCATCATTATTACCGATCAAAAGAATCAGCCCGTGTTAACAGAGCATGTGGAGCAAATGAATGATGTTCAGCTTCAATCCCTTTCAAGGAGTGGCACTTCAAAAGCAAGCTTAGGCGGCGAATCCTACCTAGTTATAAACAAAGATATTCCTCAAACCGATTGGGTCTTGCATTATTTAGTTTCCGATGATCAATACAATACAGGAATTCGTAATATATTAAGCGCCACGGGTATCATTGTGCTCATCTGTATGGTTTTCCTCAGTATCATTATCTTCTTGTTCTCAGAAACACTATTAAGAGGAATCGAGAAACTAAACACCAAAATGAAGATGGTGGAAAATGGTGATCTTACGGTTGTAGTATCCACGAATTCCAAAGATGAAATCGGTCAGCTTACCGATCGTTTCGGTTCTATGCTTAAACAAATTAATCAACTCATTTCGGAAGTATATCAAACAAAAGTCACGCAAAAGTCGGCCGAACTCAAAGCGCTGCAAGCTCAGATCAATCCCCACTTTCTATATAATTCTTTATCTTTAATTAATTCCAAAGCGCTGCGAATCGATGCTCAAGAAATTAGTGACTTGGTAAATAACCTTTCTAGTTATTACAGAACGACTTTAAATAAAGGGAAGCAGATTATAGCGATTCAAGATGAATGGACTAACGTTCAAGCATACATACATATTCAATTAGCTATGCACAATTCAAGATTTGACGTAGAATTCGATGCCGACGACAAGGTATTTCAATTTGAAATGATTCATTTGATTTTGCAGCCGATTGTTGAAAATGCGATTATGCATGGCATCGATCTGAAGCGGGAGGGGCGAGGTAAACTCATCCTGCGGGCAAGTCTCGACGGTGAGGATATTGTTTTTGTCGTGGAGGATAATGGCGTCGGTATGGAACCGTATATGATTGCACGTATTCTTGAACATGAAAGCTCCGGCTATGGCATTAAAAATGTGCAAGAAAGATTACAGCTCTTATTTGGATCCCAGTACGGGATTAATATTCATAGTCAACCTGGGATTGGCACTTCTGTTATCGTACGCATACCGCAGTATCGTCACATAAGAGAAGAAGATTCATGA
- a CDS encoding alpha-L-fucosidase: MNDMEIKELQQADAPELKEGVHGYSSETNWVKPENPITLESLEWFKDQKLALMMHWGPYSQIEVESWILSDEDGDWARKDVDWTSDYEEMKREYFGLNRTFNPFRFQPELWAEIAAEGGFKYLIFTTKHHDGYCMWDTHTTNYRITGSETPFHAHRYADVCKHVFDAFRSKGLAIAAYFSKADWQSPYYWAPGMERGSNTWRGPSYSPEEYPWLWEQFVDFTHEQIMELMSRYGRIDILWLDSGWVKDSDQVKQDIRLGEVVERARQTQPWLLSADRTVGGPYENYVTPEQTIPERPLNVPWESCITIGTQWAFKYDDQYKSGRELVRILMEVVSKGGNLALNVGPQPDGRLPAGAVKSINELGAWMKVYGEAVYGTRVCGPYFAGSCAFTSKGNTVYCTYLYESADEAVAKIVHIPYQEPVSGIELVGSDALLKVERTPEGISITLPDCELNGQAPIAHVFRMQKGEKAK; encoded by the coding sequence ATGAACGATATGGAAATCAAGGAACTTCAGCAAGCAGATGCGCCGGAACTGAAAGAAGGCGTCCACGGTTACAGCAGCGAGACGAATTGGGTGAAGCCGGAAAATCCAATTACGCTGGAAAGTTTGGAATGGTTCAAGGATCAGAAATTGGCCCTAATGATGCATTGGGGACCTTATTCGCAGATCGAGGTCGAGTCCTGGATTCTCAGCGACGAAGACGGTGATTGGGCGCGTAAAGATGTCGACTGGACGAGCGACTACGAAGAGATGAAGCGCGAATATTTCGGACTCAACCGCACGTTCAATCCGTTCCGCTTCCAGCCGGAGCTATGGGCGGAAATCGCTGCCGAAGGCGGGTTCAAATATTTGATTTTTACGACAAAGCATCACGACGGATATTGCATGTGGGACACACATACGACGAATTACCGAATTACTGGCTCCGAAACGCCGTTTCATGCACATCGCTATGCCGACGTTTGCAAGCATGTGTTTGACGCTTTCCGCAGCAAGGGGCTTGCGATCGCCGCATATTTCTCGAAGGCGGATTGGCAATCGCCGTATTACTGGGCGCCAGGAATGGAGCGGGGCAGCAATACGTGGAGAGGGCCTTCGTACTCCCCCGAGGAATATCCGTGGCTGTGGGAGCAATTCGTCGATTTCACCCATGAGCAAATCATGGAGCTGATGAGCCGTTACGGCCGGATCGATATTTTGTGGCTGGATTCGGGCTGGGTAAAAGATAGTGACCAGGTAAAGCAGGACATTCGGTTGGGCGAGGTCGTCGAGCGCGCCCGTCAAACGCAGCCGTGGCTGCTATCCGCGGATCGTACAGTCGGAGGGCCTTACGAAAATTACGTGACGCCGGAGCAAACGATTCCGGAGCGTCCGCTGAACGTGCCGTGGGAAAGCTGCATTACGATCGGCACACAGTGGGCTTTCAAATACGATGACCAGTATAAATCAGGGAGAGAGCTCGTTCGCATTCTGATGGAAGTCGTATCAAAAGGCGGCAATTTGGCGCTTAACGTAGGTCCTCAGCCCGACGGACGATTGCCGGCTGGGGCGGTTAAGAGTATCAATGAGTTGGGCGCATGGATGAAGGTTTATGGTGAAGCGGTATACGGCACACGCGTGTGCGGGCCGTATTTTGCCGGTTCCTGCGCGTTCACCTCGAAAGGGAATACCGTATACTGTACGTACTTGTATGAAAGCGCAGATGAAGCCGTAGCCAAGATCGTTCATATTCCTTATCAGGAGCCCGTTTCAGGCATCGAGCTTGTCGGAAGCGACGCTTTACTGAAGGTTGAGCGTACGCCGGAAGGAATCTCGATCACGCTTCCGGATTGCGAATTGAACGGGCAGGCTCCGATCGCCCATGTTTTCCGCATGCAGAAGGGCGAGAAGGCAAAGTGA